Genomic DNA from Klebsiella variicola:
TTTCACCACCCGGAGTGCCGGCATGCCGTTGTCATCCAGCACCTGCTTGCCAATAAACTGCTGGCGCCAGTTCGGGTTCTCCACTTCGCCGCCCAGCCCCGGGGTTTCCCCCTGATCGTAATATGTAATGCCTTTCACCGTGCGGCCATCAACGTCCAGCGCCACAAAGGCATACATCATCGACCACAGGCCATTGCCGTAGATCGGCAGCACCATCTGCTCAATCTGTTGCTGCGCGTCGCGCACCAGATAAATTTCCGCCAGGTTGCTACGGCGTTTAATGCCGGCCGGATCCTGGCTGGCGTCCAGCGCGATGCTCTGCTGCGGATCCTTCAGCGCCTGGGCCTGATTAAATTTTGCCGGGTCTTTCTCCAGCAGCTCGCCGGTCGCCAGATTCACCAGTCGCGGCGAAATGCGCGCCGCGAAGGTTTCCGCTACCGCATCAGCATCCATCCCGGGCTGTATCAGGCCGGCGACGGCCAGGATATTGCGCTGTTTATCCAGCGCCCGCTGCGCCTGCTGGCGGGATTTCAGCCCCACGGCCGAGCCCGCTACCACGATGGAGCAGACCAGACAAAGCACCAGCACCACCAGCAGCGTTTTGCCGATGCTATCGTTACTTTTCTTCTCAGCCACGCGACTTCCTCCGCTTAATATTGGCCTGCACCACCAGGTAATCGAACAGCGGTGCGAAGAGGTTGGCGAAGAGGATCGCCAGCATCATCCCTTCCGGATAAGCCGGGTTCACCACGCGGATCAGCACGCACATCACGCCGATCAGCACGCCGTAACTCCATTTCCCTTTATCGGTAAACGAGGCGGATACCGGGTCCGTCGCCATAAACATCATGCCGAAGGCAAAGCCGCCGAGCACCAGATGCCAGTACCACGGCATCGAGAACATCGGGTTGGTATCGGAGCCGATAACGTTAAACAGGGTGGCGGTGGCGATCATGCCGATCATCACCCCGGCGACGATGCGCCAGGACGCGACGCGGCCAAAGAGAATGATCGCGCCGCCGATCAGGATCATCAGCGTGGAGACTTCGCCAATTGAGCCAGGAATGTTGCCGAGGAAGGCGTCCATCCAGCTCACCGGGATGCCGGTCGCGACGTTAACCAGCGCTTCACCGCCGCCGCTGGCCCACTGGGAGAGCGGCGTGGCGCCGGAGAAACCATCCGCCGCCGTCCACACGAGATCGCCGGAAATCTGCGCCGGGTAGGCGAAGAACAGGAACGCGCGCCCCGCCAGCGCCGGGTTGAGGAAGTTGCGCCCGGTACCGCCGAAAATCTCTTTGGCGATCACCACCCCAAAGGAGATCCCCAGCGCCGCCTGCCATAGCGGCAGCGTAGGCGGCACAATCAGCGCGAAGAGAATTGAGGTAACGAAAAAGCCTTCGTTGATCTCATGTTTGCGCACAATCGCGAACAGCACTTCCCAGAAGCCGCCGACGATAAAAACGGTGATATAGATCGGCAGGAAGAAGACCGCGCCCAGGGTCATCATGCTCAGCCAGCCGGCGTCAGCGCTGAAGCTGACCCCTAACCACTGGGCGACGCTGTAATGCCAGTTGTTGGCGATCACCTGCTGCAGCTGTTCGGCGCCGTACAGTTTGTGCAGCGCCGGAATGGTCTGCAGCCCAACGTTGTACATGCCCCAGAACATCGCCGGGAATACGGCAAACCACACGAGGATCATCATCCGCTTGAGGTCGATGGCGTCGCGCACGTGCGCCGCGCCGCGGGTGACCTGCCCCGGCGTGTAGAAGATGGTCGCAGCCGCTTCATACAGCGGGTAATATTTTTCCAGCTTGCCGCCATGCGTGAAATGCGGCTCAAGTTTCTCAATCAGGTGCTTTAAGCCCATCTCTTATCCTTCCTGCTCAATCTGGGTTAACACGCTGCGCAGCGCCGGACCGTATTCATATTTGCCCGGACAAACGTAGGTGCAGAGCGCCAGATCTTCTTCATCCAGCTCCAGACAGCCCAGCGCCTGGGCGCTATCGCTATCGCCGGCCAGCAGATCGCGCAGCAATATGGTTGGCAGAATATCCAGCGGCATCACCCGCTCATAGTTGCCGATCGGCACCATCGCCCGCTCGCCGCCGTTAGTATCCGTGGAGAAATGAAAGCGCTTGCGCTTGAAGAAATGGCCTAGCGTAGTGCGGGTAATCGAGAACTTCTCTTTGCCCGGCATCATCCAGCCAAACAGCTCTTTTTCCCGACCTTCGCGAACCACGCTCACCTGCAGATGGAAACGCCCGAGGAAAGCGTGGGGGCCGTGGGCGCGGGTACCGCTAAGTACCGAGCCGGAAATGACGCGGTTTTCCCCCTCCTCTAGCTCGCCCGCCAGCAGATCGTCCAGGCTGGCGCCCAGCGTCGTTTTGACCAGCCGCGGCGACTTCACCTGCGGGCCGCCGAGCGCAATTACCCGTTCGCAGTTCAGCTCACCTTCAAGGAAAAGCTGACCGATAGCGATCGCATCCTGATAATTGAGGTGCCAGACCTGTTTATTCAGGCTCACCGGCTCCAGAAAGTGAATATGGGTTCCCGGCAGCCCCGCCGGGTGCGGCCCGGAGAACTGATTAAAACAGACCTGGCCGGCAGGATGGCCGCCCAGCTTGCCGCCGCTGGGCTGGCAGACGTGCACTTTCCCGTCGGTCAGACGCGTGAGCACGGTAAGACCGGCATCGAAGGCGGCACGCTCGGCCAGAATAATCGGCTGCGGCTCCGCCGCCAGCGGATTGGTATCCATGGCGTTGACAAAAATAGCGGCGGGCACGCTGCCCGGGCGCGGCGTTTTACTGAATGGCCGGGTGCGTAGCGCGGTCCACAGGCCCGAGGCCAGCAGCTGCTGCTGTACGGTGTCGCGCGGCAGCTCAGCCAGTGCGTCCGCGGCGTAACGGGTAAAGGCCACCGCGTCATTGCCCTCGATATCAATCACCACTGACTGTAAAACGCGCCGTTCACCGCGGTGGATGGCGCTGACAACCCCGCTCGCCGGGGCGGTAAAGTAGACGCCGGGGGTCTTTTTATCTTCGAACAGGATCTGACCTTTTTTGACCCGATCGCCCTCTTTGACCGCCATAGCGGGACGCATCCCGACGTACTCTTCGCCGAGTAGCGCGACGCGCTTCACCGCTGGCGCAGGAGAGATCTGCTGTAATGGCATGCCAGCTATGGGCAAATCCAGCCCTTTCGTGATTTTAATCATATCGTTAGCAGGTATCCGTAACCTCAACCCCGACGCAGGCCGGGGCCAGCTTATTGACAGAATGGCAGAGAAGAAAGGGCGAAACGGCGCCAGTGGCGCTCATGACGGAAGAGAAGCCTCCTTTCTTACTCTGGTGATGAACCGGCGCAAGTGTAACATTTCGTGAGCGGCGGCTGTAGCACGAGGGGCAATAAGTGCTTCTAAAATGCGAGCTATTGCGCAAAGTTCTGACTGTGTTTTCGCCGTAAGCGGGTTATAAAGTGAGGCTGAATTGTAAACGCCGCCACGTCGCCCTTGCGAAAAAATGCCGTGATGCTAATGTGAGCGCTCTAAATCCAGAAAACTCTGATTTCGGGTCTCTCTTGCCGTCCTGGCAATGTGGCTATTTTGTTTTATCAAGGAACAAGCAGTATGCGCAAAATCGCATTATTTATTGCGATGCTTCTGTTGCCGTGCGTGTCATTTGCCGGGCTGCTCAGCAGCAATAGCCCGACGACGCCGGTTAGCAAAGAATACAAGCAGCAATTAATGGGTTCACCGGTTTACATTGAGATCTTTAAAGAAGAGCGCATGCTCGACCTTTACGTCAAAATGGGTGAAACCTACCAGCTCCTCGACAGCTATCGGATCTGCAACTATTCCGGTGGCCTGGGTCCGAAACAGCGTCAGGGTGATTTCAAGAGTCCGGAAGGGTTCTATAGCGTCACCCGCAGCCAGCTCAAACCCGACAGCCGCTTCTATAAAGCCATTAACATCGGCTTCCCGAACGCCTACGATCGCGCCCATGGTTATGAAGGGAAATACCTGATGATCCATGGCGACTGCGTCTCAGTCGGCTGCTACGCCATGACCGACAGCGGGATCGATGAGATCTTCCAGTTTGTGACCGGCGCCTTAGTCTTCGGCCAGCCAAGCGTGCAGGTGAGTATCTATCCGTTCCGCATGACCAACGCCAATATGGAACGCCACAAATACTCCTACTATGCAGATTTCTGGAAACAGCTTAAGCCTGGCTATGACTATTTCCAGCAGACCCACAAACCGCCGATTGTGTCAGTGACTGACGGCCGCTATGTGGTAAGCAAGCCGCTCAGCCACGAGGTTGTTCAGCCGCAGCTGGCCTCAAACTACACGCTCCCCGAGACAAAATAACGCCCACTCGCCTGGCATGATCTTGTGCCAGGTTTCATTGGCCGTCAGCGGCTGCGTGGCGATAACCGTGACCACATCGTTGGGTGTGGTCTCGCGTTGAAAGTCGATCTCCACATCCTGGTCCAGCAGTTTTGCCACGCCAAACGGCGCCCGCCGGGTGATCCAGTGCAGATTGGTCGAGCAGAACGCCATCACGTAGCGCCCGTCCGACAGCAGCATGTTGAACACCCCTTTCTCACGCAGTTCACCCGCCAGGGTGGCGATATACTTGAAAACGCCCAGCATATTGCCCGGCGTGCGCGGATAGCGCTCGGTTAAACGGTGCAGCAGCCAGCAAAACGCTTTTTCACTGTCGGTTTCACCTACCGGATGGAAATTACCGGTTTTCAGCGATTTATAGCCTTTGAGCTGCCCATTGTGCGCATAGGTCCAGTTGCGCCCCCACAGTTCGCGGGTGAAGGGATGGGTGTTCTCCAGGGCCACCATCCCGCGATTGGCCTGACGGATATGGGCGACGACGGAACAGGACTTAATCGGGTAATCCTGGACCAGTTTCGCGATCGGCGACTGAAAGCTCGGCTGCGGATCTTTGAATGTGCGACAGCCTTTGCCTTCATAGAAGGTGATGCCCCAGCCGTCTTTATGCGGCCCCGTCCCGCCCCCGCGCTGCACCAGCCCGGTAAAGCTAAAACAGATATCTGTTGGCACATTGGCGCTCATCCCGAGCAGTTCGCACATAGATCACCTCACCCTCACAAATCACGACGGCGCCAAAGCGAGGCCGCCGTCAACAGTACACACTCGCCTGCCTGTTAGCCTTTCACCATCTCTTTTTCGATCAGCATAATCAGGATATGGATCACTTTGATGTGGATCTCCTGGATGCGGTCGGCATAGCCAAAGTGTGGCACGCGTATTTCAACGTCGGCGGAACCCGCCATTTTGCCGCCGTCTTTACCGGTCAGGGTGATCACTTTCATCCCCTGCGCCCGCGCGGCTTCAATGGCCTTGATCACGTTGCCGGAGTTACCTGACGTGGAGATGCCGAGCAGCACATCGCCCGCACGGCCGACGGATTCAACATAGCGGGAGAACACATACTCATAGCCAAAATCATTGCTCACGCAGGAGAGATGGCTGACGTCGGAGATCGCGATGGCCGGGTAACCCGGGCGGTTTTCGCGATAACGACCGGTCAGCTCTTCCGCAAAATGCATCGCATCGCAATGGGAACCGCCGTTACCACAGGACAGCACTTTCCCACCCGCCTTAAAGCTATCCGCCAACAGAACAGCGGCACGCTGGATAGCATGGATATTGGCTTCGTCCTGCAGAAAGTTAGCCAGCGTTTCCGCGGCTTCGTTCAGTTCGTTACGAATAAGATCCTGGTACATGAGGATAATCCTTCAGTATGAGTGGAATAACCCTGGCAGTGTACCGGATAGCCGCCGAAGCGAGAAGCAGCAGGCAGTGTTATCCCCCGCCCTTTTGATTTTATGTGCCGCTTTTGCATACAACAATGTGAGCGAGGTTGTAATTATTTTGTAAACACATTGCTAAATAAAAACGCATGCACTACAACCAATACATCACAAGTGGTCAGACCTCCTACAAGCTCAGGGAGCATTTCTCTATGATGATTTTGAGTATTGTTGCAACCGTCGTTTTACTCGGTGCGCTCTTCTATCACCGGGTCAGCCTGCTGCTCAGCAGTGTGATTTTGCTCGCCTGGACCGCGGCGCTCGGCGCGGCCGGACTGTGGAATATCTGGCTGCTGCTGCCGCTGGCCATTATTTTGTTGCCGTTCAACTTTGCCCCCATGCGTAAATCGATGATTTCCGCACCGGCATTTCGCGCTTTCCGCAAGGTGATGCCGCCGATGTCGCGTACGGAAAAAGAAGCCATCGACGCCGGCACCACCTGGTGGGAAGGCGATCTGTTCCGCGGCAACCCGGACTGGCACAAGCTGCATAACTATCCGCAGCCGCGCCTGACCGCCGAAGAGCAAGCTTTCCTCGACGGCCCGGTGGAAGAGGCCTGCCGGATGGCTAACGACTTCGCCATCACCCACGAAATGGCCGATCTGCCGCCCGAGCTGTGGGCCTATCTGAAAGAGCACCGCTTCTTCGCGATGATTATCAAGAAAGAGTATGGCGGGCTTGAGTTCTCCGCTTACGCTCAGGCACGAGTGCTACAGAAACTTTCTGGCGTCTCCGGCATCCTGGCGATCACCGTCGGCGTCCCAAACTCGCTGGGCCCGGGCGAACTGCTGCAGCATTACGGTACCGAAGAACAGAAGAATCATTATCTGCCGCGTCTGGCGCGCGGCCTGGAAATCCCCTGCTTCGCACTGACCAGTCCGGAAGCGGGCTCTGACGCCGGCGCTATTCCGGATACCGGCGTGGTGTGCATGGGCGACTGGCAGGGTCAACAGGTGCTGGGGATGCGCCTGACCTGGAACAAACGCTATATCACGCTGGCGCCAATCGCCACCGTGCTGGGGCTGGCCTTCAAACTCTCTGACCCGGACCGTTTGCTGGGCGGCGAGGAAGAGCTGGGCATCACCTGCGCGCTGATCCCCACCTCAACGCCGGGCGTGGAAATTGGCCGTCGCCACTTCCCGCTGAACGTCCCGTTCCAGAACGGCCCAACCCGCGGCAAGGATATCTTCGTGCCGATCGATTACATCATCGGCGGCCCGAGCATGGCCGGTCAGGGCTGGCGCATGCTGGTTGAATGTCTGTCCGTGGGCCGCGGCATTACCCTGCCTTCCAACGCCACCGGCGGCCTGAAATCCGTCGCCATGGCGACCGGCGCCTACGCCCACATTCGCCGTCAGTTCAAAATCTCGATCGGCAAAATGGAAGGGATTGAAGAGGCGCTGGCGCGCATCGCGGGTAACGCCTATGTGATGGACGCCGCGGCGTCGCTGATCACCTACGGCATTATGCTCGGCGAGAAACCGGCAGTGCTGTCCGCGATTGTGAAATATCACTGTACCCACCGCGGCCAGCGCTCCATTATCGACGCGATGGATATTACCGGCGGGAAAGGCATTATGCTGGGCGAAGGTAACTTCCTCGCCCGGGCTTACCAGGGCGCGCCGATCGCCATCACCGTTGAAGGCGCCAACATTCTGACCCGCAGCATGATGATCTTCGGTCAGGGGGCTATTCGCTGCCACCCTTACGTGCTGGAAGAGATGGCCGCCGCGCAGAATAACGACCTGAACGCCTACGATAAGCTGCTGTTCAAACACATCGGCCATGTCGGCAGTAACAAAGTCCGGAGTTTCTGGCTGGGCCTGACCGGCGGACGCACCAGCAGCGCGCCGACCCGTGACGCCACCCGTCGTTACTATCAGCAAATGAACCGTCTGAGTGCCAACCTCGCGCTGCTGTCAGACGTGTCGATGGCGGTACTGGGCGGCAGCCTCAAGCGTCGCGAACGTATCTCCGCGCGTCTGGGGGATGTGTTAAGCCAGCTGTATCTGGCCTCGGCGGTGCTGAAACGCTATGACGATGAAGGACGCAATGAAGCCGATCTGCCGCTGGTTCACTGGGGAGTGCAGGATGCGCTGCACCAGGCTGAACAGGCCATCGACGATCTGCTGAAAAACTTCCCCAACCGTCTGGTGGCAGGTGCGATGCGTGTGGCCATCTTCCCGACCGGGCGTCATCATCATGCGCCGTCGGATAAGCTGGACCATAAAGTCGCTAAAATTCTGCAGGTGCCCAGCGCCACTCGCTCCCGCATCGGTCGCGGTCAGTACCTGACGCCGAGCGAGCATAACCCGGTTGGTCTGCTGGAAGAGGCGCTGCTGGAAGTGATGGCGGCCGATCCTATCCACCAGCGGATCTGCAAAGAGTTGGGTAAAAACCTGCCGTTCACCCGTCTGGATGAGCTGGCACACAACGCGCTGGCCAAAGGATTAATAAATCAGGAAGAAGCCGCTATTCTGACCCGCGCAGAGCACAGTCGCTTGCGCAGCATCAACGTCGACGACTTTGCGCCAGAGGAGCTGGCGACAAAGCCGGTAAAGCTGCCGGAAAAAGTTCGCAAAGTTGAAGCCGCATAATAAAACAATCACCACATCACACGCCGGGCGGGGAATTTTCCCCGCCTTTTTTTCGTCCCCCCTCCTCCGTGGCTTCTGTGAGTAGCATTTTTTTAACAAAATATTCCGCTGACCGCCGCGAGGCTGATATGGTGTTACAGTTAACCTAACCCCCTCATGAGAATGGAGTTGACCATTGTGCCTGGCCTGAAAATTACGCTGTTGCAACAACCGCTGGTCTGGATGGACGGCCCTGCCAACCTGCGCCATTTTGATCGCCAACTGGAAGGGATTATTGGGCGCGATGTCATTGTTTTACCGGAGATGTTCACCACCGGCTTTGCCATGGAAGCGGCAAAACAGTCTTTACCCGAAGCCGACGTGGTGGAGTGGATGCATGCCCGGGCCGCGCAAACCCAGGCGCTGATTGCCGGCAGCGCAGCGCTGCAAACCGAACACGGCGCTGTTAACCGCTTCCTGCTGGTCGAGCCCGACGGTACGGTGCACCATTATGATAAACGGCACCTGTTCCGTATGGCCGATGAACACCATCATTATGAGGCTGGTGACCGACGCGTGGTCTTTGAATGGCGCGGATGGCGTATCCTGCCGCTGGTCTGTTACGACCTGCGCTTTCCGGTATGGTCGCGTAATCTGAACGACTATGATTTGGCGCTGTATGTTGCCAACTGGCCGGCGCCGCGCTCCCTGCACTGGCAGTCGCTGCTGGTCGCCCGCGCTATCGAGAACCAGGCCTATGTCGCCGGCTGTAACCGGGTCGGTACTGACGGTAACGGCCATCATTACCGCGGCGATAGCCGGATTATCAGTCCCCAGGGGGAGATTGTCGCCACTGCCGATCCGCATCAGGCCACCCGTCTTGATGCCGAATTGTCGCTGGCTGCCCTCCAGGAATATCGCGAAAAATTTCCCGCCTGGCGCGATGCCGATCCTTTTACCCTCGGTTAATCTCCCTCCGCTTTCTTCCTCATTCAGCAGGTAAAGAAAGCGGGATTTCGCCCGCCAGCGCACCGCAGAATATTTGCCGGGCGCCATTCATTTCTGTTCTACACTCATTAAAAGACCCCACAACCAAATGGGCGGAGATCACCTTCAACTCACTTCTGCGTTGTAAATCATGAATTTTCTGTTGCTGGCGTGTTCTGTTAAACAACGCTGAGCGTTGGCGTAAGAATATTATGTGAGCGTAAAAGAAAATGGATAATAATAATCTGCTGTTGATTGAAAAACGGCTGGTCACCCGCTTTCTCGATATGTTTATTCGGTTTGGGCTTATTCTGGCGCTGGCCTCATTCTGTTTTACCGTCTTTTCTCCCTTTATCAATATGATGCTCTGGGCGCTGATCCTCGCCGTGGCGCTCTATCCCTTACATCAATATTTTGCCGGATTGTTAGCGGGCAAACAGGGACTGGCGTCAGTGGTGCTGGTGTTGTTAGGTATTTTACTGATCGTCATCCCCACGGTGCTGATGATCACCTCGCTGGCGGAAAGCGCCAGCGCCATGATAGACAAGATGGGCAGCCAGAGCTTTACCATTCCCCCGCCCTCCTCGCGCATTGCCGCGTTACCGATCATTGGCGAACGGCTTAGCGCCCTGTGGATGAGAGCTTCCGTCGATCTCCCGGGACTGCTCAGTAATTACCGCTCGCAAATCGGCGACATTGCCAAACAGTTTCTCAGTATTTTGGCCAGCATGGGCGGCGGGCTGATTGGCTTTATTATTTCGTTTATCGTCTCGGGAATTATGATGGCCTGGGGCGCAGCGGGCGCCATCAGCGCCCAGCGTATTGCCATCCGTATTACCGATGAAAATAAAGGCGTGACCCTCACCCGCCTGTGCACCAGCACCATCCGCGCGGTCGCCCAGGGCGTCATCGGGGTGGCATTGATCCAGGCGCTGCTGGTCGGCGTGATCATGCTGATGGCCAGCATTCCCGCCGTCGGGATCTTCTTTATTCTGGCCCTGATCCTCGGCATTGCCCAGGTGCCGGTGATCCTGGTGACGGCCCCGGCCATTGCGCTAATGTGGAGTCTCGGCACCCACAGTACCGGCATGGATATCTTCTACACCATCCTGCTGATCGTCGCCGGCATGGCCGATAACGTCCTCAAACCTCTGCTGCTGGGGCGCGGAGTCGACGCGCCAATGCCGGTAGTGCTGCTGGGCGCCCTCGGCGGAATGGCCTCTAACGGCATTCTCGGTATGTTTCTCGGCGCCACCCTGCTGGCCATCGGTTATCGGATCTTCATGACCTGGGTAAATGAAGGGCAACCCGCCCTGCCGCAGGATAAATAACCTCAAGGGAGCGTTACGCTCCCTTAATTCATTCCATAAACATTCGTACCGCGCACCAGACCAGCAGCAGCGCCAGCAGCAGATTTAACCCTCTTCCATGGCGTTCGAACACCGGCTGAAACAGCTGACCGGCCAGCGCCCAGCAAAGATTGCCGGCAACGCCTATTACTGATAGCAACAGGCTTATCATCACCAGCCAGAATGGCTCGCGAGTCACTGGCAGAACAAAGGTCGACAGGGCCGTGATGCCGTACAGGATAATTTTTACATTCACAAACTGCAGCCCCAGGCTGGCCCAGAAGCTGACAGGCCGCTCCTCCTGCCCACCGCTGGCCGGGTCGCTGCGGGCAATGTGCCAGGCCAGCCACAGGATATACCCTGCGCCGACCCAGCGTAGCAGGGAGGTTATCCCCTCATCCAGGGTAACGAGAGTGAACGTCAGCCCGGCACAAATCAGCATGATGATCACAAACCCCAGGCTCATGCCGGCCAGAACCCGCATGCTCCGTCGAAAGCCGTGCGCGGTGACGCTGCTCAGCGCCAGAATATTATTCGGCCCGGGCGTCAGGGCGGTGATCAGGGTGTAAGTTAAAAAGGCGCTAATCAGGGTAGGTGTCACGTGTTTTCTCCTCTTGACTGGCAGACAGTACCCGAAGCTGATAATTTAAAAAAATGAATGTTTTTTCATTCTGAATTCGAGAATGTCGATATAAAGAGGAAATATGGATCTGCGACGCTTTATCACCTTCAAAACGGTTGTCGAAGAAGGATCCTTTCTGCGCGCCTCGCAGAAACTGTGCTGCACCCAGTCCACCGTAACCTTTCATATCCAGCAGCTTGAGCAGGAGCTTGCTATCCCGCTTTTTGAGAAAATTGGCCGACGGATGTGTCTCACCGCCGCCGGTAAAAATGTCCTGCCGCACGTCTACGATCTGACCAAAGTGATGGCGTCGATTCGCCAGGCGGCGCGCCAGGACGATGAACCCGGCGGCGAACTTCGCGTCGCCACTGGTGAAACCTTGCTGGCGTACAAAATGCCGCCGGTGCTGCAGCGTTTTAAGCAACGCGCCCCGAAGGTCCGCCTGTCACTGCAGTCGCTCAATTGCTACAGCATCCGTGATGCGCTGCTCGCTGACGAAGTCGACCTGGGGGTGTTTTACCGGGTTGGCAACGATGATGCGCTCACCATGATGGAACTTGGCTCGCAGCCGCTGGCGCTGGTCGCGTCAGTCGATCAGGCGCCGGTCGACTTCCTGCGCCCGCGGCAGCATATCCCATTGAGCTTTATCATCAACGAGCCCCAGTGCGTGTTCCGGCAGATTTTTGAAAGTACCCTGCGCCAGCGCGGCATTACCATGGAGAACACCATCGAACTGTGGAGTATTGAAAGCATCAAGCAGTGCGTGGCGGGCAATCTGGGGGTGAGTTTTCTGCCGCGCTTTGCGGTAGAGGAGGAACTCAAACGCGGGACGCTGGTCGAGCTGCCGTTCAGCGAGACGCCGCTGACGATCCATGCGCTCTGCGCCCATCACGCCGGGAAAGCAATCAGTCCGGCGATGCGGGTATTCATGCAGTGTATGCAGGAGGAACAAGAGGCGCGCTGAAATTCGGCGACGAAAACGACGAAAGCCTGAATCATTGCTGATTCAGGCTTTCTGAATAGTGGCGGAACGGACGGGACTCGAACCCGCGACCCCCTGCGTGACAGGCAGGTATTCTAACCGACTGAACTACCGCTCCGCGTTGTTGTTCCGTTGGGAACGAGGCGAATATTACGGATTCCCCTCTACCCCGTCAACGCTTTTTCTACCGTTTTGAATCGTTTGCTGCAAAAATCGCCCAACCGCCTACTTTTAATCCATTTTAGTGGTTATCAGGCACGCCACAGGCAGCTTCCGCCTTTCTTTTGTACCAGATCGAGGCGGGATTCATGGTTCACCAGTTCTTCATCAGAGGCATAAACTACCCGTAACTGGCTGGCGGCGCGGACGACGCGCTGAATGCCCATCTCTCCCGCCTGCTGCTGGCTTTCGCCTTCCATAGAGAACGCCATCGAAGTCTGGCCGCCGGTCATCATCAAATAGACATCGGCAAGGATCTGGGCATCGAGTAATGCCCCGTGCAGCGTACGCTTGCTGTTATCTATTTCGTAGCGCGAACATAACGCATCCAGACTGTTGCGCTTGCCGGGGAACATTTTCCGCGCCAGTGCCAGACTGTCGGTGATTTTACAAAAGGTCTCGGTTTTTCCAATGCCGCGGTTCAGCTTACCGAACTCATAATCCATAAAGCCGATATCGAACGAGGCGTTATG
This window encodes:
- the fadE gene encoding acyl-CoA dehydrogenase FadE, translating into MMILSIVATVVLLGALFYHRVSLLLSSVILLAWTAALGAAGLWNIWLLLPLAIILLPFNFAPMRKSMISAPAFRAFRKVMPPMSRTEKEAIDAGTTWWEGDLFRGNPDWHKLHNYPQPRLTAEEQAFLDGPVEEACRMANDFAITHEMADLPPELWAYLKEHRFFAMIIKKEYGGLEFSAYAQARVLQKLSGVSGILAITVGVPNSLGPGELLQHYGTEEQKNHYLPRLARGLEIPCFALTSPEAGSDAGAIPDTGVVCMGDWQGQQVLGMRLTWNKRYITLAPIATVLGLAFKLSDPDRLLGGEEELGITCALIPTSTPGVEIGRRHFPLNVPFQNGPTRGKDIFVPIDYIIGGPSMAGQGWRMLVECLSVGRGITLPSNATGGLKSVAMATGAYAHIRRQFKISIGKMEGIEEALARIAGNAYVMDAAASLITYGIMLGEKPAVLSAIVKYHCTHRGQRSIIDAMDITGGKGIMLGEGNFLARAYQGAPIAITVEGANILTRSMMIFGQGAIRCHPYVLEEMAAAQNNDLNAYDKLLFKHIGHVGSNKVRSFWLGLTGGRTSSAPTRDATRRYYQQMNRLSANLALLSDVSMAVLGGSLKRRERISARLGDVLSQLYLASAVLKRYDDEGRNEADLPLVHWGVQDALHQAEQAIDDLLKNFPNRLVAGAMRVAIFPTGRHHHAPSDKLDHKVAKILQVPSATRSRIGRGQYLTPSEHNPVGLLEEALLEVMAADPIHQRICKELGKNLPFTRLDELAHNALAKGLINQEEAAILTRAEHSRLRSINVDDFAPEELATKPVKLPEKVRKVEAA
- a CDS encoding amidohydrolase; protein product: MPGLKITLLQQPLVWMDGPANLRHFDRQLEGIIGRDVIVLPEMFTTGFAMEAAKQSLPEADVVEWMHARAAQTQALIAGSAALQTEHGAVNRFLLVEPDGTVHHYDKRHLFRMADEHHHYEAGDRRVVFEWRGWRILPLVCYDLRFPVWSRNLNDYDLALYVANWPAPRSLHWQSLLVARAIENQAYVAGCNRVGTDGNGHHYRGDSRIISPQGEIVATADPHQATRLDAELSLAALQEYREKFPAWRDADPFTLG
- a CDS encoding AI-2E family transporter codes for the protein MDNNNLLLIEKRLVTRFLDMFIRFGLILALASFCFTVFSPFINMMLWALILAVALYPLHQYFAGLLAGKQGLASVVLVLLGILLIVIPTVLMITSLAESASAMIDKMGSQSFTIPPPSSRIAALPIIGERLSALWMRASVDLPGLLSNYRSQIGDIAKQFLSILASMGGGLIGFIISFIVSGIMMAWGAAGAISAQRIAIRITDENKGVTLTRLCTSTIRAVAQGVIGVALIQALLVGVIMLMASIPAVGIFFILALILGIAQVPVILVTAPAIALMWSLGTHSTGMDIFYTILLIVAGMADNVLKPLLLGRGVDAPMPVVLLGALGGMASNGILGMFLGATLLAIGYRIFMTWVNEGQPALPQDK
- the eamB gene encoding cysteine/O-acetylserine transporter, with translation MTPTLISAFLTYTLITALTPGPNNILALSSVTAHGFRRSMRVLAGMSLGFVIIMLICAGLTFTLVTLDEGITSLLRWVGAGYILWLAWHIARSDPASGGQEERPVSFWASLGLQFVNVKIILYGITALSTFVLPVTREPFWLVMISLLLSVIGVAGNLCWALAGQLFQPVFERHGRGLNLLLALLLVWCAVRMFME
- a CDS encoding LysR family transcriptional regulator; the protein is MDLRRFITFKTVVEEGSFLRASQKLCCTQSTVTFHIQQLEQELAIPLFEKIGRRMCLTAAGKNVLPHVYDLTKVMASIRQAARQDDEPGGELRVATGETLLAYKMPPVLQRFKQRAPKVRLSLQSLNCYSIRDALLADEVDLGVFYRVGNDDALTMMELGSQPLALVASVDQAPVDFLRPRQHIPLSFIINEPQCVFRQIFESTLRQRGITMENTIELWSIESIKQCVAGNLGVSFLPRFAVEEELKRGTLVELPFSETPLTIHALCAHHAGKAISPAMRVFMQCMQEEQEAR
- the dnaQ gene encoding DNA polymerase III subunit epsilon is translated as MSTAITRQIVLDTETTGMNQIGAHYEGHKIIEIGAVEVINRRLTGNNFHVYLKPDRLVDPEAFGVHGIADEFLLDKPTFADVADEFMDYIRGAELVIHNASFDIGFMDYEFGKLNRGIGKTETFCKITDSLALARKMFPGKRNSLDALCSRYEIDNSKRTLHGALLDAQILADVYLMMTGGQTSMAFSMEGESQQQAGEMGIQRVVRAASQLRVVYASDEELVNHESRLDLVQKKGGSCLWRA